In the genome of Nitrospira japonica, one region contains:
- the smc gene encoding chromosome segregation protein SMC, with product MYLKSLEMSGFKSFAEAKIEFPEGVTAIVGPNGSGKSNVVDAILWVLGEQSTKTLRSEKMEDVIFNGTELRKPLGMAEVSLVIGGLDHIKMDPLSGLTSQLAEYQELMITRRLYRNGDSEYLINKTACRLKDIRSVLLDTRAGTKGHTVIAQGQIDQILNASPQDRRELIEETAGIVRYKKQKAEALRKLEATQQNLLRVRDIIGEVKKQLNSLERQARQARSYQLLQQEARSLEIALLTNEYRALRTAITEIEKELDELTGRESEQASEQAKLSVELEGVKLAMTEASDVANRLREELTRLEQQQAHALTSAEVERHRGELYEQQRTQGTSELERAKQEQEQLASAETALDQTLETLAQELLEQEQALAGLDQEMKTLMHQRAGTVQEEERARVDVMNLAVLVANAEQSLSQLTMRSEEIAQRDQRVGREREELNGQHQAATEKRRMLLESCEEAEHAVGTLRDQQRAMEEAAERSAAALVDVDQHLSRDSEELAAVDSHWRALQGVLREDMGYGRSGDEESTALKACDGVHEAIAEWLEIPADLDRAVEAWLGERVRGWLVDGPAAACRAIDFLSGKDLGRGTFIPHSPRWKASAGEWGQALAGRTGVIGRAVDLISVQPSRAAARDYLFDRVVFVDTLQDALSQWESLDAEGGGPVFVTKTGEIVDAAGAITGGQTGPTGGLLQRRREVLNLDARRTELTGAVEAGRQRREQLIAGGQQLREEARRLADALRQAEMSGLSLQKDEAGLEQILGDLTQRIDALGEESRRNAGEAERLQQEARVGAAQLQQWISEKGGQERSLAQVRARVGQIDEHVQGLQQRLTAAQLVVQSNRTAGEHHRRDLLRIRQQRQEGLARIESFVQQLASLDTSLAQSREERLRFEELCRELAGAVDGVKADVVKAQERQAQEMAHAREIEAGLDNVRGIMTSLRESRLAVEVRRAEVRTQLGTVESTLIGTYQVDLSGLSQPGPSAEDDPAPQPAVEGSDDELRQQLQKIRERLDRMGPINLAAISEHEELETRHQFLSTQEQDLSTSMASLKEIIQRINRTTKDMFASTFAELQERFGVVFSKFFPGGRAELQLVEVATGDGSEEKGPPDDPGVEIVAQPPGKRLKNITMLSGGEKTLTAMALLFASFLIRPTPFCILDEIDAPLDEENIGRFTGVLRELAGQAQFMVITHNKRTMAIADSLFGVTMEEPGISKLVSVRLGDLQPA from the coding sequence ATGTACCTCAAGTCGCTTGAGATGTCGGGGTTCAAGTCCTTCGCGGAGGCGAAGATTGAGTTTCCTGAGGGGGTGACCGCCATCGTTGGACCGAACGGAAGCGGGAAGAGCAACGTGGTCGACGCCATCCTATGGGTGCTGGGAGAGCAGAGTACCAAAACCCTTCGAAGCGAAAAAATGGAGGACGTCATCTTCAACGGCACGGAATTGCGGAAGCCGTTGGGCATGGCGGAAGTCTCGCTGGTGATCGGCGGGCTCGATCACATCAAGATGGATCCGCTTTCAGGGCTCACGAGTCAACTCGCGGAATATCAGGAGTTGATGATCACGCGCCGCCTCTATCGAAACGGCGACAGCGAATATTTGATCAACAAGACGGCGTGCCGCCTAAAAGACATTCGCAGCGTGCTGCTGGATACGAGGGCCGGGACCAAGGGCCATACGGTCATCGCACAGGGACAGATCGACCAGATCCTCAATGCCTCCCCGCAGGACCGCAGGGAACTGATCGAGGAAACGGCTGGAATCGTCCGCTATAAGAAGCAGAAAGCCGAGGCGCTGCGTAAACTCGAGGCGACTCAGCAGAATCTGTTGCGCGTCCGGGACATCATCGGCGAGGTCAAGAAGCAATTGAACTCGCTGGAACGGCAAGCCCGGCAGGCCCGCTCCTATCAGCTCTTGCAGCAGGAGGCTCGATCGCTGGAGATCGCATTGCTCACGAACGAATATCGGGCATTGCGGACTGCGATCACCGAGATCGAGAAGGAATTGGACGAGTTGACCGGACGGGAATCCGAGCAGGCCTCCGAGCAAGCGAAGCTCAGCGTGGAGCTGGAAGGCGTCAAGCTGGCGATGACGGAGGCGAGCGACGTCGCCAACCGCCTCAGGGAGGAATTGACGCGGCTCGAGCAGCAACAGGCGCACGCGCTGACGTCCGCCGAAGTGGAGCGCCACCGCGGCGAGCTCTATGAGCAGCAGCGCACGCAAGGCACCTCCGAACTCGAACGTGCGAAGCAGGAGCAGGAGCAACTGGCGTCCGCCGAAACGGCCCTGGATCAGACGCTCGAGACGCTGGCCCAGGAACTGCTCGAACAGGAGCAGGCGCTCGCGGGCCTCGATCAAGAGATGAAAACCCTCATGCACCAGCGCGCCGGGACGGTTCAAGAAGAGGAACGGGCGCGGGTGGACGTCATGAACCTCGCCGTGCTGGTGGCGAATGCCGAGCAAAGTTTGTCTCAGCTGACGATGCGGAGCGAGGAGATCGCTCAGCGCGACCAGCGCGTGGGCCGCGAACGTGAGGAACTGAACGGGCAGCATCAAGCCGCAACCGAGAAACGCCGCATGCTGCTTGAGTCCTGTGAGGAGGCCGAGCACGCGGTCGGCACGCTGCGGGACCAGCAGCGGGCGATGGAGGAAGCAGCCGAACGCAGTGCCGCGGCCTTGGTGGACGTCGATCAGCACCTGTCGCGCGACTCGGAAGAATTGGCCGCCGTGGATTCACACTGGCGCGCGTTGCAAGGGGTGTTGCGCGAAGACATGGGATACGGCCGGTCGGGAGACGAAGAATCGACCGCCTTAAAGGCCTGCGACGGCGTACACGAGGCCATTGCGGAGTGGTTGGAAATCCCCGCGGATCTGGATCGAGCGGTGGAAGCATGGTTGGGAGAGCGTGTGCGCGGATGGCTGGTGGACGGTCCTGCGGCCGCTTGTCGGGCCATCGACTTTCTTTCGGGTAAAGACCTTGGCCGGGGCACGTTTATTCCGCACTCTCCTCGATGGAAGGCGTCGGCCGGCGAATGGGGACAGGCACTGGCGGGCCGAACGGGCGTCATCGGCCGCGCGGTCGACCTGATCTCGGTCCAACCCTCTCGCGCAGCAGCCCGCGATTATCTGTTTGACCGCGTCGTCTTTGTCGACACCTTGCAGGACGCACTGAGCCAATGGGAATCGCTCGATGCAGAGGGCGGCGGACCGGTGTTCGTCACCAAGACGGGCGAGATCGTGGATGCCGCGGGCGCCATCACGGGGGGCCAAACGGGTCCGACGGGCGGATTGTTGCAGCGCCGGCGCGAGGTGTTGAATCTGGATGCCCGCCGGACGGAATTGACCGGAGCCGTGGAAGCCGGGCGTCAGCGGCGGGAACAGCTGATTGCGGGAGGACAGCAGTTGCGCGAGGAAGCCAGGCGTCTGGCCGATGCACTGCGACAGGCTGAAATGAGCGGCCTGTCGCTCCAAAAGGACGAGGCAGGACTGGAGCAGATTTTGGGAGATTTGACGCAGCGCATCGACGCGCTGGGGGAGGAATCCCGACGCAACGCGGGCGAAGCGGAGCGGCTGCAGCAGGAAGCGCGGGTGGGCGCGGCGCAGTTGCAACAGTGGATATCGGAAAAGGGCGGTCAGGAGCGCAGTCTCGCGCAGGTACGGGCCCGCGTCGGCCAGATCGACGAGCACGTACAGGGACTTCAACAGCGGCTGACCGCGGCGCAACTCGTGGTGCAAAGCAATCGTACGGCCGGCGAACATCATCGCCGGGATTTGCTACGGATTCGACAACAGCGGCAGGAAGGGCTTGCCCGAATCGAAAGCTTTGTGCAGCAGTTGGCTTCCCTGGACACGTCGCTGGCCCAGAGCCGCGAGGAACGTCTGCGGTTCGAGGAATTGTGCCGTGAACTGGCCGGAGCGGTCGATGGGGTGAAGGCGGACGTCGTCAAGGCGCAGGAGCGGCAGGCGCAAGAGATGGCGCACGCCCGCGAGATCGAAGCCGGTCTGGACAACGTGCGGGGAATCATGACATCGCTGCGCGAAAGCCGTTTGGCCGTCGAGGTACGGCGCGCGGAAGTCCGCACGCAGCTGGGGACGGTCGAGTCTACGTTGATCGGGACGTATCAAGTCGACCTGTCCGGACTGTCCCAGCCGGGACCGTCTGCAGAGGACGATCCCGCGCCCCAGCCTGCGGTCGAGGGCTCGGACGACGAACTCCGGCAGCAACTGCAAAAAATTCGGGAACGGCTCGATCGCATGGGCCCGATCAATCTGGCCGCAATCAGCGAACATGAGGAGTTGGAAACACGACATCAATTCCTTTCGACGCAGGAGCAGGATCTGTCGACCTCCATGGCGTCGCTGAAAGAAATCATCCAGCGGATCAATCGCACGACCAAGGACATGTTTGCCTCGACGTTTGCGGAACTGCAAGAACGGTTCGGCGTCGTCTTCTCCAAATTCTTTCCGGGCGGCCGGGCGGAGCTGCAGTTGGTCGAGGTGGCGACGGGCGACGGGTCGGAAGAGAAAGGACCTCCGGACGATCCCGGTGTGGAAATCGTCGCGCAACCTCCCGGCAAGCGCTTGAAAAACATCACGATGCTGTCCGGAGGCGAGAAAACGCTGACGGCGATGGCTCTCCTGTTTGCGAGCTTTCTGATCAGGCCGACGCCGTTCTGCATTCTGGACGAAATCGACGCGCCGCTCGATGAGGAGAATATCGGGCGCTTTACCGGCGTGCTACGTGAACTGGCCGGGCAAGCGCAGTTCATGGTCATTACTCACAACAAGAGGACCATGGCGATCGCCGATTCGCTCTTTGGCGTGACGATGGAAGAGCCGGGCATCTCCAAGCTCGTGTCCGTCAGGCTGGGGGATTTGCAGCCGGCATGA
- the shc gene encoding squalene--hopene cyclase, producing MSILRTLFDRLSDSLFISVPEKMGLARDLASAPPLRLVSDKSMPTPATDTAFGRRTAGQTGSPVDTLDESIKRSQSWFLSRQHQSEGYWVAELEADTTLTAEYLMLRRFLDRVDPERERKAVLYLRSAQLPDGGWPIYRGGPSEISASVKAYFALKISGVSADEPYMLRARDRILAMGGVVQANVFTKITLALFEQYDWQGVPSMPPEIMLLPKRFYFSIYAISYWSRAVLIPLLIVFANQPVCRLPKEQGIDELFVTPRTTIRYRQFPPFNKDQGWFTPHNVFVVLDAVLKLYDRMPLAWVREKSLHRAASWMLEHMAGSGGLGAIYPAMANSVVALRCLGYQVDDPLVQKALREIEELEIHDTVTVEDQLVEAMHLQPCHSPIWDTALLMNALIEGGMAPDHLPLQRAARYLVSRQTKTVGDWKFSSHQAEPGGWYFQHENELYPDVDDSAVVLMALSKVRIPEAAALQESIKRGASWVLAMQGSDGGWGAYDKDNNRIVFNYIPFADHHALLDPSTSDLTGRCLEMLGALGYDQSHPAVAPALAFLKREQEHDGSWYGRWGVNYIYGTWSVLAGLRAIGEDLSQPYIRRAVAWLESRQNPDGGWGESCLSYAEDESIGRGDSTPSQTAWALMGLMSAGMTDSFSVARGIQYLLRHQSKDGSWEEACHTGTGFPRVFYLRYHWYCQYFPLWALAMYRNLRTRGKMRADEVRQHVLSHGSYRSPM from the coding sequence ATGAGCATTCTTCGCACGTTATTCGATCGTCTTTCTGATAGTCTGTTCATCTCTGTGCCGGAGAAGATGGGACTGGCGCGAGATCTTGCCTCGGCACCCCCCCTACGGCTCGTTTCCGACAAATCCATGCCTACCCCGGCGACGGATACCGCCTTCGGGAGACGTACAGCGGGTCAAACGGGGAGTCCGGTTGATACGCTCGACGAATCGATCAAGCGCAGCCAAAGCTGGTTTCTCTCGAGACAGCATCAGTCCGAAGGGTACTGGGTCGCGGAACTCGAAGCAGATACGACGCTCACCGCCGAATATCTGATGTTGCGGCGGTTTCTGGATCGCGTCGATCCTGAACGCGAGCGCAAGGCCGTCCTCTATCTCCGCTCCGCACAGCTGCCCGACGGCGGTTGGCCGATCTATCGCGGCGGACCATCGGAGATCAGCGCGTCCGTCAAAGCATATTTCGCCCTCAAGATATCCGGTGTGTCGGCCGACGAGCCGTACATGCTGCGCGCGCGGGACCGCATTCTGGCGATGGGCGGGGTGGTCCAGGCGAACGTGTTCACGAAAATCACGCTGGCATTGTTCGAGCAGTACGATTGGCAGGGAGTTCCGAGCATGCCGCCGGAAATCATGCTCCTGCCGAAGCGATTTTATTTCAGCATTTACGCCATTTCGTATTGGTCGCGGGCCGTTCTCATTCCGTTGCTGATCGTCTTCGCCAATCAGCCGGTCTGCCGCCTTCCGAAGGAGCAGGGCATCGACGAGTTGTTTGTCACGCCCCGAACCACCATCCGGTACCGGCAGTTTCCTCCCTTCAACAAGGATCAAGGATGGTTCACGCCGCATAACGTGTTCGTCGTGCTCGATGCCGTGCTGAAGCTGTACGATCGGATGCCGCTCGCCTGGGTCCGGGAAAAATCGCTGCATCGGGCGGCGAGTTGGATGTTGGAACACATGGCGGGAAGCGGCGGATTGGGCGCCATTTATCCGGCGATGGCCAATTCGGTCGTCGCGCTGCGTTGTCTCGGCTACCAGGTCGACGATCCGCTGGTTCAGAAGGCGCTGCGCGAGATCGAGGAACTGGAAATCCACGATACGGTCACCGTGGAAGATCAGCTCGTCGAGGCCATGCATCTGCAGCCCTGCCATTCGCCGATCTGGGATACCGCGCTGTTGATGAACGCGCTGATCGAAGGCGGGATGGCGCCGGATCATTTGCCATTGCAACGGGCAGCCAGATATCTCGTGTCCCGGCAGACGAAGACGGTCGGCGACTGGAAATTTTCTTCGCACCAGGCGGAGCCGGGCGGCTGGTATTTCCAGCATGAAAACGAGTTGTACCCGGACGTGGACGATTCCGCCGTCGTGCTCATGGCCCTGTCGAAAGTCCGCATTCCCGAAGCCGCAGCCCTCCAGGAGTCGATCAAACGGGGAGCGTCGTGGGTTCTGGCCATGCAGGGATCGGACGGAGGGTGGGGCGCGTACGACAAGGACAATAACCGGATCGTGTTCAATTACATCCCGTTTGCGGATCACCATGCCTTGCTGGATCCCAGCACATCGGATTTGACCGGGCGGTGTCTGGAGATGTTGGGGGCACTGGGTTACGACCAGTCGCATCCGGCCGTCGCTCCGGCGCTTGCCTTCCTCAAGCGGGAACAAGAACATGACGGGAGTTGGTACGGCCGCTGGGGCGTCAATTACATCTATGGAACCTGGTCGGTGCTGGCCGGTCTCCGGGCCATCGGCGAGGATCTTTCACAGCCGTACATCCGTCGTGCGGTAGCCTGGCTGGAGTCGAGGCAGAATCCGGATGGAGGATGGGGAGAGTCGTGCCTCTCGTACGCCGAGGATGAATCGATCGGCAGAGGAGACAGCACACCTTCGCAAACCGCCTGGGCTCTCATGGGCCTGATGTCCGCCGGCATGACGGATTCATTCAGTGTCGCCAGAGGTATTCAATATTTGCTTCGGCATCAGTCGAAGGACGGTTCATGGGAGGAGGCCTGTCACACCGGCACGGGATTCCCTCGCGTGTTCTATCTTCGCTATCACTGGTATTGCCAGTATTTCCCCTTGTGGGCCTTGGCGATGTATCGAAATCTTCGGACACGGGGAAAAATGCGGGCCGACGAAGTCAGGCAGCACGTGCTGTCTCACGGGTCCTATCGGTCCCCTATGTAA